In Nitrospirota bacterium, one DNA window encodes the following:
- a CDS encoding SUMF1/EgtB/PvdO family nonheme iron enzyme, translating into PQGPTTGKSKVVRGGNWLYVQEFLRSSFRFNADPSGRQFGYGFRCAKTP; encoded by the coding sequence TCCTCAAGGACCAACAACGGGTAAGTCGAAAGTCGTGCGGGGTGGTAACTGGCTGTATGTTCAGGAATTCCTGCGTTCTTCATTCCGTTTCAATGCTGATCCATCCGGTCGGCAGTTCGGCTACGGGTTTCGCTGCGCAAAGACTCCCTAA